One window from the genome of Gemmatimonadales bacterium encodes:
- a CDS encoding protein kinase → MPELLDRLQLALADRYRLDREIGQGGMAIVYLAEDLRHGRKVAIKVLHPELSAVLGGDRFLAEIKVTANLQHPHILGLIDSGEAGGLLYYVMPYVAGESLRARLTRERQLPVEEALRLSREVASALDYAHRQGVVHRDIKPENILLQDGAALVADFGIALAVHQAGGSRMTQTGMSLGTPAYMSPEQAMGEREIGARSDVYALGAMSYEMLAGEPPFTGPSSQAIVAKVLTEQPPPLRPKRPTVPPAAESAIMTALQKLPADRWGSAREFSDALTGSGSRSGSIPTVPMAAARPPVGSRRAPLLWAGWALAGVTAGIAAWALSRPRPELPPSRLALLVPGLGGSGASSQQRHLAFLPDGQTVVYLVAGSDGTLRLMRHALDAEAGTPIQNAVNMASPLVSPDGRSIVGTRATTRQVLRVPLDGGTEELVSASLTTSDAAFAPDGTLWYSSDADLGTVEGDSLVPRLHKGGYHLLQILDKGRSALTVRTRVGNATGPVVLVDLGTGAETQIVSTPVIEARVTQGLLVFLTGAGTLQAAPFDPGRKQLSAAPVTVATNVSVTGNGVAQFAVADNGNVAYIPQEPASLVFVDRIGASRLATPERRNFHHPQFSPDGRRLSLDFNSVEGRNVWILDLTEGTFSRATFDRDGHDATWTPDGRFLTYIVPVNRPGSVLLKLLRKRPGSAEAPDTLLTSPLLAYTGEWLKDGSALVTTAADLRRDPKLPDSTQGGAGTDAAIIRNAGRGPLEPLVASRFNESFVGVSPDGRWISFVSDQSGRDEVYVRDLAGEQDQVLVSADGGNEPVWSPNGRELFYRETKQEGPYLVAASIVTTPALAVTKRTRLFPIGDIVGTSPHANYGVSPDGKTFVMVRSSPAARVMVIQNLPALVRRIRAGAGG, encoded by the coding sequence ATGCCCGAGCTGCTCGACCGGCTCCAGTTGGCACTGGCCGACCGCTACCGCCTCGACCGGGAGATCGGCCAGGGCGGCATGGCCATCGTCTATCTCGCCGAAGACCTGCGGCACGGCCGCAAGGTCGCCATCAAGGTGCTGCACCCCGAGCTTTCCGCCGTGCTCGGCGGCGACCGGTTCCTAGCCGAGATCAAGGTCACCGCCAACCTGCAGCACCCCCATATCCTGGGCCTGATCGACTCGGGCGAAGCCGGCGGTCTGCTCTACTACGTGATGCCGTACGTCGCCGGCGAATCGCTCCGCGCCCGCCTCACGCGCGAGCGGCAGCTTCCGGTGGAGGAGGCGCTCCGCCTCTCGCGCGAGGTCGCCTCCGCGCTGGACTATGCGCACCGCCAGGGCGTGGTCCATCGCGACATCAAGCCGGAGAACATCCTGCTGCAGGATGGGGCGGCGCTGGTGGCCGACTTCGGCATCGCCCTCGCCGTGCACCAGGCGGGTGGCAGCCGGATGACCCAGACCGGCATGTCACTCGGCACGCCGGCCTACATGTCGCCCGAGCAGGCGATGGGGGAGCGCGAGATCGGCGCCCGGAGCGACGTGTACGCCCTGGGCGCCATGAGTTACGAGATGCTGGCCGGCGAGCCGCCCTTCACCGGGCCCAGCTCGCAGGCGATTGTCGCCAAGGTGCTCACCGAGCAGCCGCCGCCGCTCAGGCCCAAGCGCCCGACGGTGCCGCCGGCCGCCGAGTCCGCGATCATGACCGCGCTGCAGAAGCTGCCGGCCGACCGCTGGGGCTCGGCCCGCGAGTTCAGCGACGCGCTGACGGGGAGCGGATCGCGGAGCGGGTCGATTCCCACGGTTCCGATGGCGGCCGCGCGGCCTCCCGTCGGCTCACGCCGCGCGCCGCTCCTGTGGGCGGGCTGGGCATTGGCGGGCGTCACCGCCGGAATCGCCGCCTGGGCGCTGAGCCGGCCGCGGCCCGAGCTCCCGCCGTCCCGGCTCGCCCTCCTGGTGCCGGGCCTGGGCGGGAGCGGGGCGAGCTCCCAGCAGCGCCACCTGGCGTTCCTCCCGGACGGCCAGACGGTGGTGTACCTCGTCGCCGGCTCGGACGGGACGCTTCGGCTGATGCGCCACGCGCTCGATGCGGAGGCGGGGACGCCGATTCAGAACGCGGTCAACATGGCCAGCCCGCTGGTGTCGCCCGACGGGCGGTCGATCGTGGGGACGCGGGCTACCACGCGACAGGTGCTACGCGTCCCACTAGACGGCGGCACCGAGGAGCTGGTCTCCGCGTCGCTGACCACGAGCGACGCGGCGTTCGCCCCCGACGGCACGCTCTGGTACAGCAGCGACGCCGACCTGGGCACGGTCGAGGGCGACTCGCTCGTGCCCAGGCTGCACAAAGGCGGGTACCACCTGCTGCAAATCCTGGACAAGGGACGCTCCGCGCTCACCGTGCGGACGCGGGTCGGGAATGCCACCGGCCCGGTCGTGCTGGTGGATCTCGGGACCGGGGCCGAGACGCAGATCGTTAGCACCCCGGTCATCGAGGCGAGGGTGACCCAGGGACTGCTCGTGTTCCTGACGGGGGCAGGCACCCTGCAGGCCGCACCGTTCGATCCGGGCCGGAAGCAGCTCAGCGCGGCGCCGGTGACGGTGGCGACCAACGTGTCCGTCACTGGGAACGGGGTGGCCCAGTTCGCCGTCGCCGATAACGGCAACGTCGCCTACATCCCGCAGGAGCCGGCGTCGCTGGTCTTCGTCGACCGGATCGGCGCGAGCCGGCTGGCCACGCCGGAGCGGCGGAACTTCCATCACCCGCAGTTCTCGCCGGACGGCCGCCGGCTCTCGCTGGACTTCAACTCGGTAGAGGGGCGAAACGTCTGGATCCTGGATCTGACCGAGGGGACGTTCTCCCGCGCCACGTTCGATCGGGACGGTCACGATGCGACCTGGACCCCGGACGGGCGATTCCTCACCTACATCGTGCCGGTCAACCGGCCGGGGAGCGTGCTGCTGAAGCTGCTCCGGAAACGGCCAGGCAGCGCCGAGGCGCCGGACACGCTGCTGACTTCGCCGCTCTTGGCCTACACCGGGGAATGGCTCAAGGATGGCAGTGCGCTGGTCACCACCGCGGCCGACCTCCGGCGGGACCCGAAGCTCCCCGACTCGACCCAGGGCGGAGCCGGCACCGACGCCGCGATCATCCGGAATGCGGGCCGAGGGCCGCTGGAGCCGCTGGTGGCGAGCCGGTTCAACGAGTCGTTCGTCGGCGTATCGCCCGACGGCCGCTGGATCTCGTTCGTGTCGGACCAGTCGGGGCGAGACGAGGTGTACGTGCGCGACCTCGCCGGGGAGCAGGACCAGGTGCTGGTCTCGGCCGACGGCGGAAACGAGCCGGTGTGGAGCCCGAACGGGCGGGAGCTGTTCTATCGGGAGACGAAGCAGGAAGGGCCTTACCTGGTCGCGGCCAGTATCGTAACGACGCCGGCGCTCGCGGTGACCAAGCGGACGCGGCTGTTTCCGATCGGCGACATCGTGGGCACGTCGCCGCACGCGAACTACGGCGTGTCGCCGGACGGCAAGACGTTCGTGATGGTGCGCAGCAGCCCGGCGGCGCGGGTGATGGTGATCCAGAATCTCCCGGCGCTGGTGCGGCGGATTCGGGCGGGCGCCGGAGGTTAG
- a CDS encoding DJ-1/PfpI family protein — MSKKILMLVGDFVEDYEVMVPFQALLAVGHTVHAVCPGKKAGEKVRTAIHDFEGDQTYTEKRGHDFALNAAFDEVRPEDYDALVIAGGRAPEYLRLNEKLLGVVRHFFEEDKPVAAICHGPQILTAAGVIKGRKVSAYPAVGPEVRLAGGDYADIPIDQAVVDGNLVTAPAWPAHPAWLAKFFEVLGTRVVHEETAGVGR, encoded by the coding sequence ATGAGTAAGAAGATTCTGATGCTGGTCGGCGATTTCGTCGAGGACTACGAGGTCATGGTGCCGTTCCAGGCACTCCTGGCGGTGGGTCACACCGTGCACGCGGTGTGTCCCGGCAAGAAAGCGGGCGAGAAGGTCCGCACCGCAATCCACGATTTCGAGGGTGATCAGACCTACACCGAGAAGCGGGGCCACGATTTCGCGCTGAACGCGGCGTTCGACGAGGTGCGGCCGGAGGATTACGACGCGCTGGTCATCGCCGGCGGGCGGGCGCCTGAGTACCTACGACTGAACGAGAAACTGCTCGGCGTCGTACGCCACTTCTTCGAGGAAGACAAGCCGGTCGCCGCGATCTGCCACGGGCCCCAGATCCTGACCGCGGCAGGCGTGATCAAGGGCCGGAAAGTGTCGGCGTATCCGGCCGTCGGCCCCGAGGTGAGGCTCGCCGGCGGAGACTACGCCGACATCCCGATCGACCAGGCGGTGGTGGACGGCAACTTGGTCACCGCCCCGGCCTGGCCCGCGCACCCCGCCTGGCTGGCGAAGTTCTTCGAGGTGCTCGGTACCAGGGTGGTGCACGAGGAGACGGCGGGCGTCGGGCGCTAA